CCGGGCGTCAGCAGCGCCGTCAGCGCCCAGCCGTCGCCCGTCACCGTCTCGCCGTGGCGAAGCGCGATATCCGGCGCGAAGTCCATGTCCGCGCTTTCCGCGAAGGGATTGCTTTCCCCCGCGTGCAGCGGCCGCGCGGCGCGATGCGGGCCCTCGGCGACGATGAGCGCCCCCGTTTCCGCCTTCAGCCGGCGGGACAGCGGCGAGTGGTCGCGATGCGTGTGGCTGACGGCGATATGCGTCACCTCGCGCCCGGCAAGCGCCTGCATCAGCGCCCGGAAATGCGCCTCGTCCTCCGGTCCCGGATCGATCACCGCGACCGAGCGGTCGCCGACGATATAGCTGTTCGTGCCATGGAAGGTGAAGGGGCCGGGATTGTTGACGGTGACGCGCTGGACGCTCGGGCCGACCGGCACCGCCTCGCCATGGGCCGGCCGGAAGGCGAGGTCGAAATGCGGGCTCTCGTCGGTGTCGCGGCTCACGGATGCGTCACTTGTATTCGATCTCGATGAAGCTCATGGGCTTGTCGCCGCCATTGACGACATTGTGCGCCACGCCGGCCTCCCGCCGGTAGACGGCCCCGGCCTTGCTGTGCACCCGCCGCTCTCCGGTCTCTTCCTCGATCAGGAAGTCGCAATCCGTCATCGGCACGACGACATAGCCCATGCCGTGCACATGATGCCCCGTATCGGCTCCCGGCTCGAAATCCCAGCGGGTGACGCGCACCACGGCGTCATCGAGAAGAACGGTGGGCACGGCCGGCGGACGGGCACGAAACTGCGACATGACGGCTCCTGGGGAAATCTGCTTGCGGCAAGACCCTACCGCCGCCTCGCTTTCCTGCCAAGGCCGATCCGGGGCGTCGTCCCCATTCCTCCGCAGCCTTCATTGAAATGAGCGCCATGTCCTCTATTATCTCCACACGCCGGTCCCGGCCGGTGAAAACAACAGGGAGTAAGACATGGGAATCTTCAGTTCCATCAAGGAAAAGCTGTTCGGCAAGGCTGAGCCGGAAGTCGCGGCGGTCGAAACGATCACGGCCGAGGCCGTGAAGCCGGTGACGGCCGATGTTTCCGCGACGGCGACGTCTGCGGGCGGTGCGGCGGCTGCGACGCCGGCGGAGAGCAAGGCGGCCCCGGCAGCGCCGGTGGATGTCGCCGCCATCATGGATGCCGCGGTCAAGAAGAACGGCCAGAAGCTCGATTGGCGCCGTTCCATCGTGGACATGATGAAGGCGCTCGACCTCGATTCGAGCCTTGCCGCCCGCAAGGAACTGGCGGACGAGCTTGGCTACACGGGCGACAAGGGCGATTCGGCCACGATGAACGTCTGGCTGCACAAGGCGCTGATGAAGGCGCTGGCCGAGAATGGCGGCAAGGTTCCCGCCGACCTGCTGGATTGATCCCGCCGGAAGCCCGCCGGGCTTCCGCAAAGGCCTTCGTCTGCGTCGGCAGATAGTGCTATCACCGTCTCTCAACGAAGTATGGGAGACGAATCCATGAGCACGAACAAGGTAGCCGTCATCACGGCCGGCGGCAGCGGGATGGGGGCGGCGGCGGCGCGGCGGCTTGCGGCGGACGGGTTCAAGGTGGCGATCCTGTCCTCCTCCGGCAAGGGCGAGGCGCTGGCGAAGGAACTGGGCGGCCTCGGCGTCACCGGCTCCAACCAGTCGAACGACGACCTCAAGGGTCTTGTCGACCTTGCCATGGCGACCTGGGGTCGCATCGACGTGCTCGTCAACAGCGCCGGCCACGGGCCGCGCGCCGAGATCACCGCGATCACCGACGAGGACTGGCACAAGGGCATGGACATCTACCTCATGAACGTCATCCGCCCCGTGCGGCTGGTGGCGCCCATCATGAAGGCGCAGAAATCCGGCGCGATCGTCAATATCTCCACGGCCTGGGTCTTCGAGCCGTCCTCGATGTTCCCGACCTCGGCTGTCTTCCGCGCCGGCCTTGCCGCCTATACCAAGCTCTTCGCCGACACCTACGCGGCCGACAACGTGCGCATCAACAACGTGCTGCCGGGCTGGATCGACAGCCTGCCGGGCACGGAGGAGCGGCGTGAGAGCGTGCCCATGAAGCGCTACGGCACCATGGAGGAGATCGCCGCCACCATCGCCTT
This DNA window, taken from Shinella zoogloeoides, encodes the following:
- a CDS encoding DUF3597 domain-containing protein; translated protein: MGIFSSIKEKLFGKAEPEVAAVETITAEAVKPVTADVSATATSAGGAAAATPAESKAAPAAPVDVAAIMDAAVKKNGQKLDWRRSIVDMMKALDLDSSLAARKELADELGYTGDKGDSATMNVWLHKALMKALAENGGKVPADLLD
- a CDS encoding SDR family oxidoreductase codes for the protein MSTNKVAVITAGGSGMGAAAARRLAADGFKVAILSSSGKGEALAKELGGLGVTGSNQSNDDLKGLVDLAMATWGRIDVLVNSAGHGPRAEITAITDEDWHKGMDIYLMNVIRPVRLVAPIMKAQKSGAIVNISTAWVFEPSSMFPTSAVFRAGLAAYTKLFADTYAADNVRINNVLPGWIDSLPGTEERRESVPMKRYGTMEEIAATIAFLASEGAGYITGQSLRVDGGLMRSV
- a CDS encoding cupin domain-containing protein, which produces MSQFRARPPAVPTVLLDDAVVRVTRWDFEPGADTGHHVHGMGYVVVPMTDCDFLIEEETGERRVHSKAGAVYRREAGVAHNVVNGGDKPMSFIEIEYK
- a CDS encoding MBL fold metallo-hydrolase, encoding MSRDTDESPHFDLAFRPAHGEAVPVGPSVQRVTVNNPGPFTFHGTNSYIVGDRSVAVIDPGPEDEAHFRALMQALAGREVTHIAVSHTHRDHSPLSRRLKAETGALIVAEGPHRAARPLHAGESNPFAESADMDFAPDIALRHGETVTGDGWALTALLTPGHTANHAAFALDGPEGIVFSADHVMAWATTIVAPPDGAMADYMASLERLLERDDRIYFPGHGGPVTEPASFLRGLRTHRRMRERAVRERIRAGDRLIADMVKVIYRETDPRLHGAAALSVLAHLEDLVGRGEVVTEGPPSLKGLYFPAPGL